Part of the Ammoniphilus sp. CFH 90114 genome, TTCCGCCGGATTGTTCAAAGGACACTTGGACTTCTTTCTGTACCGATCAAACATGCGGACTGGACTCCTGTAAAAAAAATGAAGAAGTGGAAAGACATCTCCCAAGGCCTCTAGGCTTGGTCGGTTTCGCCCACTCCCCTATTTATTCATTCTTTTATAGGACAAGCTCAACGCCTATATGGCTCTTCCTTTGTGCTCACATAAAGAGAACCGTCCCCTTCGAGTAGCGCCAAAAACACATCCTTAGCTGATTTAATGCCTTGTTCTTCAAGTTGATTCTCCAGCCAGCCAATAGAGAGGTTATGATGCTCTAGATTACGATTCACAATATTCCCATCCTCTATAAGCACAGAAGGCATCTTAACCTCCGAGATAGGAAGGTCTAAGTCCCTTAGGGTCACAGGATTTGCCTGCGCCTTGGTAATAATGCTGATCTCTCCGTTAGGCTCAAGAATGGCCAATTCAATATCCGAGAGTTTCATAACATTATTCATCCTCGCAGACATCAAGAGCATGTCTAGTGTGACCTTCGTCTTTTTCATCATTCCCCTTAGAATCTTCCCTCGTGACACGAGCAATCTCGGCTCCTCATCTACAAACCGGCGAAAACGAGCCGATTTCAAAGCCAGGAAAGTCGTAATATAATGAATAAACGTGAGGGTTAACGCTACGGCAAGCGGCCCTGAGAGGCTAGTTTCCTGATTCACTAAGGGATCTCCAATCACATCCCCTATAACGATGGCAAACAAGAAGTCTTGTGCTTGCAAATTGCTAAGCGTTCTTTGTCCTAAGAACTTTATCAAACTAAATAGAAACAGGTATGCAACGGTTGCCCGAATGACAAAACCTAGGATGGGCATGTGCGCATCTCCCTGCCAGAAGTCCATACGCTAGTGCTCCCTTCTAGGATGAGTTTGCCTTTATAGCTTTCGTCTTAGTTTTGCTTAATTGTAGCTAAATATGTCCATCCATCTTCTTGATATATTTTATTCTCTTTCATCAGCTTACCAAGTGCCCGTTTAAATGCTGCTTTACTAATGCCAAACTTTTGGCGGATCGTTTCAGGATCGGTCTGGTCGGAGAAAGGCATGGCACCTCCGCGATCTTGAAGGATTTGATAAATGATCTCCGCATCCTCTTGGTAGGCTACTGCCTTAGGTGGGTTCTGTGTTGCATTAATTCGACCATCGTCTCGAATACTCTTTACTCTTGCTGTCACCTTTTGTCCTAAACGAATAGGTCCTAACATATCATCACGATGCACGAAGGCAATATGATTCTCTTCCGTAAAGAAGAATGCGCCTAGGGCAATTACACGGTAAACATATCCGCTAACGCTCTTATGAAGCATATCTTTTCCAGCTGGCTGTTCGAGCTCTGCAAGCTCAACATCCAACCCTAATTTGGCTAGAAGTCTTCCTTTCTTATCGTATTTTAACCCTACAAATACGCGGTCCCCTTTAAGTGGCCATGCAGCTCTATCCTGCGGCAAATCATCTTTAGATAATAGTAATTCCTTCTGAATGCCCATATCTAAAAATACACCCATCTTGCGATTCACATCGGATACTTCAAGCCAAGTGAATTGGCCAAAAACGATCTTCGACTCCTTCATTGTAGCCGCTAGACGTTCCTCATGATCCATATATAAAAACACGGAGACCTTCTGTCCCTCCGACAGCTCTTTGGCTGCCTCGTTCTTATGGAGCAGAATATCATTCTCTCCATCCGTTAAAAAGTAACCAAACTGAGCTTTACGTGCCACCTCTAGTGTAGCCATCTGACCAGCCTGCACCATTTTCATCACTCCTTCGTATCCACCATGCCATCTTTGTTAAATTCTTTACATCTAGCCAGAATTTATGAGTCAAAAAGATAGCTTATTGGGAAAAAGACAAAAAGTCAACTGCTTTATTTGAATTACAT contains:
- a CDS encoding DUF421 domain-containing protein, with the protein product MDFWQGDAHMPILGFVIRATVAYLFLFSLIKFLGQRTLSNLQAQDFLFAIVIGDVIGDPLVNQETSLSGPLAVALTLTFIHYITTFLALKSARFRRFVDEEPRLLVSRGKILRGMMKKTKVTLDMLLMSARMNNVMKLSDIELAILEPNGEISIITKAQANPVTLRDLDLPISEVKMPSVLIEDGNIVNRNLEHHNLSIGWLENQLEEQGIKSAKDVFLALLEGDGSLYVSTKEEPYRR
- a CDS encoding S1 RNA-binding domain-containing protein, which produces MKMVQAGQMATLEVARKAQFGYFLTDGENDILLHKNEAAKELSEGQKVSVFLYMDHEERLAATMKESKIVFGQFTWLEVSDVNRKMGVFLDMGIQKELLLSKDDLPQDRAAWPLKGDRVFVGLKYDKKGRLLAKLGLDVELAELEQPAGKDMLHKSVSGYVYRVIALGAFFFTEENHIAFVHRDDMLGPIRLGQKVTARVKSIRDDGRINATQNPPKAVAYQEDAEIIYQILQDRGGAMPFSDQTDPETIRQKFGISKAAFKRALGKLMKENKIYQEDGWTYLATIKQN